A single Symbiobacterium thermophilum IAM 14863 DNA region contains:
- a CDS encoding RNA recognition motif domain-containing protein: protein MTKTLYFGNLPWAVTPEDLQNAVSQHAEVLGARIATDRETGRSRGFGFVEVPADQAQAVIDALNGAEWAGRQLTVNEAQPRPERGPRR from the coding sequence ATGACCAAGACCCTGTACTTCGGCAACCTTCCGTGGGCCGTCACGCCGGAGGATCTTCAGAACGCCGTGTCCCAGCATGCTGAGGTGCTCGGCGCCCGAATCGCTACCGATCGGGAGACGGGCCGCAGCCGCGGCTTCGGCTTCGTGGAGGTTCCGGCCGATCAGGCTCAGGCCGTCATCGACGCCCTGAACGGCGCCGAGTGGGCCGGCCGTCAGCTCACCGTCAACGAGGCCCAGCCTCGTCCGGAGCGTGGCCCTCGCCGCTAA
- a CDS encoding YlbF family regulator translates to MAVATRRDVWLLARELAEAIAETPEVQEYRRTEDAVLADPDAVALIREYEAAKRAVKLSRGRPPEEQKALVERFLAIEERFNAHPVIQAYWNARVALDAFMERINAVVTFPITGETAPRAKGGCGSGSCGCGG, encoded by the coding sequence GTGGCGGTTGCGACCCGTCGCGATGTGTGGTTGCTGGCCCGGGAGCTGGCCGAGGCCATCGCGGAGACGCCGGAGGTGCAGGAGTACCGGCGGACCGAGGACGCGGTGCTGGCCGACCCCGACGCGGTCGCCCTGATCCGGGAGTACGAGGCGGCCAAGCGGGCGGTAAAGCTCTCCCGCGGCCGGCCGCCCGAGGAGCAGAAGGCCCTGGTGGAGCGATTCCTGGCGATCGAGGAGCGGTTCAACGCCCACCCGGTGATCCAGGCCTACTGGAACGCCCGGGTGGCCCTCGATGCCTTCATGGAGCGGATCAACGCCGTGGTGACCTTCCCGATCACCGGCGAGACGGCGCCCCGGGCAAAGGGCGGCTGCGGCTCCGGCAGCTGCGGCTGCGGCGGATAA
- the miaB gene encoding tRNA (N6-isopentenyl adenosine(37)-C2)-methylthiotransferase MiaB, giving the protein MQIDPEAGRRIHGKPEPRVHIETFGCQMNEHDSEIMYGILAQMGYVKAQGPDDADLLLFNTCAVRESAVEHAFGRIGQLKPLKYTNPDLIIGVCGCVPQVEGQVERIKRMFPYLDLIFGTHNIHRLPELVERARSERETVVDVWESMGDDFPDILPAAREGDLKAWVTIMYGCDKHCTYCIVPTTRGKERSRPYEVILAEVQELARQGFKEITLLGQNVNAYGKDLYGRHGEGAFDFGDLIELIDRNSPGIERIRFTTNHPKDFTRKMVEQIARAEKVCEWFHLPVQSGSDSVLRRMKRSYNRKQYLRLVGWIRELIPDAVITTDIIVGFPGETEEEFQETLSLVEEVQYDAAFMFMYSERAGTPAAQMEDRLSVPEKKERLQRLMEVQNRIARAKNEARVGKVYDILVEGLDKGKPDVVFGWTRGNILVTFPGDESLRGRIVPVRITRAGTWTLEGELVESPVTLA; this is encoded by the coding sequence ATGCAGATCGATCCGGAAGCGGGCCGGCGCATCCACGGCAAGCCCGAGCCCCGGGTGCACATCGAGACCTTCGGGTGCCAGATGAACGAGCACGACAGCGAGATCATGTACGGCATCCTCGCCCAGATGGGCTACGTGAAGGCCCAGGGGCCTGACGACGCCGACCTCCTGCTGTTCAACACCTGCGCCGTGCGGGAGTCGGCGGTGGAGCACGCCTTCGGCCGCATCGGCCAGCTGAAGCCGCTGAAGTACACCAACCCCGACCTCATCATCGGGGTGTGCGGCTGCGTGCCCCAGGTGGAGGGCCAGGTGGAGCGCATCAAGCGGATGTTCCCGTACCTGGACCTGATCTTCGGCACCCACAACATCCACCGGCTGCCCGAGCTGGTGGAGCGGGCCAGGAGCGAGCGGGAGACCGTGGTGGACGTGTGGGAGTCGATGGGCGACGACTTCCCGGACATCCTGCCGGCGGCCCGGGAGGGCGACCTGAAGGCCTGGGTCACGATCATGTACGGGTGCGACAAGCACTGCACCTACTGCATTGTGCCCACCACCCGCGGCAAGGAGCGCAGCCGTCCCTACGAGGTCATCCTCGCCGAGGTCCAGGAGCTGGCGCGCCAGGGCTTCAAGGAGATCACCCTGCTGGGCCAGAACGTCAACGCGTACGGAAAGGACCTGTACGGCCGCCACGGCGAGGGGGCCTTCGACTTCGGCGACCTGATCGAGCTCATCGACCGGAACAGCCCCGGCATCGAGCGCATCCGCTTCACCACCAACCACCCCAAGGACTTTACCCGCAAGATGGTGGAGCAGATCGCCCGCGCCGAGAAGGTCTGCGAGTGGTTCCACCTGCCGGTGCAGTCGGGCTCCGACAGCGTGCTCCGGCGCATGAAGCGCTCGTACAACCGGAAGCAGTACCTGCGGCTGGTCGGGTGGATCCGGGAGCTGATCCCCGACGCGGTGATCACCACCGACATCATCGTGGGCTTCCCCGGCGAGACGGAGGAGGAGTTCCAGGAGACGCTGAGCCTCGTGGAGGAGGTCCAGTACGACGCCGCCTTCATGTTCATGTACTCCGAGCGGGCCGGCACCCCGGCCGCCCAGATGGAGGACCGGCTCAGCGTGCCCGAGAAGAAGGAGCGGCTGCAGCGGCTGATGGAGGTGCAGAACCGCATCGCCCGCGCCAAGAACGAGGCGCGGGTCGGCAAGGTGTACGACATCCTGGTGGAGGGGCTGGACAAGGGCAAGCCCGACGTGGTCTTCGGGTGGACCCGGGGCAACATCCTGGTCACGTTCCCCGGCGACGAGTCCCTCAGGGGCCGGATCGTGCCCGTGCGCATCACCCGCGCCGGCACCTGGACCCTGGAGGGCGAGCTGGTGGAGAGCCCGGTGACGCTGGCCTAG
- a CDS encoding LysR family transcriptional regulator — MLLQHLTTFCRVVEEGSFTRAAQVLNLTQPSVTKQVGALEDYLQVQLFTRQGKRVHLTPVGELVYDYARQVIHLVQRCEEAVREYRSPGSGSVTVGCVHTIGLFTLPELLAAYVREHPRVKINVKTGNNRETVTMLLHGEVDVGLVTTPQVHERIEVVPLFEDPLVVVAGPSFAADLPPVVSNADLAQLPFIGYVRGARFRMTTDQVLEEMGIQPQFVMEFDNHEAIKTMVALGFGIALEPVSAVQRELISGQLVRLNVPGLPRLSRTTSLILRRGERRSEAVRAFLSLLEQRYNVTIPTR; from the coding sequence ATGCTGCTGCAGCACCTGACCACCTTCTGCCGCGTCGTGGAGGAAGGGTCGTTCACCCGCGCCGCGCAAGTGCTGAACCTGACCCAGCCGTCGGTCACCAAGCAGGTGGGGGCCCTGGAAGACTACCTGCAGGTGCAGCTGTTCACCCGGCAAGGCAAGCGGGTCCACCTCACCCCGGTGGGGGAGCTGGTATACGACTACGCCCGCCAGGTGATCCACCTGGTGCAGCGGTGCGAGGAGGCGGTACGGGAGTACCGCTCGCCCGGCAGCGGCAGCGTGACGGTGGGTTGCGTGCACACGATCGGCCTGTTTACCCTGCCGGAGCTCCTGGCGGCGTACGTGCGGGAGCACCCGCGGGTGAAGATCAACGTGAAGACCGGGAACAACCGGGAGACGGTGACGATGCTCCTGCACGGCGAGGTGGACGTGGGGCTCGTCACGACGCCGCAGGTACACGAGCGCATCGAGGTGGTGCCGCTGTTTGAGGATCCGCTGGTGGTGGTCGCAGGCCCCAGCTTCGCCGCCGATCTGCCGCCGGTGGTCAGCAACGCCGATCTGGCGCAGCTGCCGTTCATCGGCTACGTGCGCGGCGCCCGCTTCCGTATGACCACGGACCAGGTGCTGGAGGAGATGGGCATCCAGCCGCAGTTCGTGATGGAGTTCGACAACCACGAGGCGATCAAGACGATGGTCGCGCTGGGCTTCGGGATCGCCCTGGAGCCGGTGTCGGCGGTGCAGCGGGAGCTGATCTCGGGGCAGCTGGTGCGGCTGAACGTGCCGGGGCTGCCGCGCCTCAGCCGGACCACGTCGCTGATCCTGCGGCGGGGCGAGCGGCGCAGCGAGGCGGTGCGGGCGTTCCTGTCGCTGCTGGAGCAGCGGTACAACGTCACGATTCCGACGCGGTAG
- a CDS encoding copper amine oxidase N-terminal domain-containing protein, whose amino-acid sequence MRRFFVVLLMLILIPTAVPGTALAEEPVRLFVNGSQVVPDVAPVIVSDRTLVPVRFLAEPLGFAVEWDGATGTVTLSGARVIRLAVGRPEAIVDGTVVALDVAPVNVDGRVMVPLRFVAEQMGAAVEWDPQNRVVTVTAARILPEGQVGGDLALVGNVEALGAWAEGHTTGQFRLSAVAGVLSMDYTFALDGYREGDDLLVYLTGAGPGLDYRSALAVRAGKVWRLGPGGTWVRRPEEDAAFGPDGLPGWGGDLPAEGGLFDPDTTELAGARILREERTLEGVTYDVVVVEWDQAALSPLFAEFPPTVGDASLLLTVYALPDTGGPVRVDLSMHAADATGVTVDLSGSLAVKPLEGAIPFPPEILSE is encoded by the coding sequence ATGCGTCGCTTTTTCGTTGTGCTGCTGATGCTGATCCTGATCCCGACGGCCGTACCCGGCACGGCCCTGGCCGAGGAGCCGGTGCGGCTGTTCGTCAACGGTTCGCAGGTTGTCCCGGACGTGGCGCCGGTCATCGTGTCCGACCGCACGCTGGTGCCCGTCCGCTTCCTGGCCGAGCCGCTGGGGTTCGCCGTGGAGTGGGACGGGGCGACGGGAACGGTGACGCTCTCCGGAGCCCGGGTGATCCGCCTCGCCGTCGGCCGGCCCGAGGCCATCGTGGACGGAACCGTGGTCGCCCTGGACGTGGCGCCGGTCAACGTCGACGGCCGGGTCATGGTCCCGTTGCGCTTCGTGGCCGAACAGATGGGCGCCGCGGTGGAGTGGGATCCGCAGAACCGGGTGGTGACCGTTACCGCCGCCCGGATCCTGCCGGAGGGCCAGGTGGGCGGTGACCTGGCCCTTGTGGGGAACGTGGAGGCCCTGGGCGCGTGGGCCGAGGGGCACACGACGGGTCAGTTCAGGCTCTCCGCCGTCGCGGGCGTGCTGAGCATGGACTACACCTTTGCGCTGGATGGTTATCGGGAGGGCGACGACCTGCTCGTCTACCTGACCGGCGCGGGCCCGGGGCTGGACTACCGGTCGGCCCTTGCCGTGCGCGCCGGCAAGGTCTGGCGGCTCGGCCCGGGCGGCACGTGGGTGCGGCGGCCGGAGGAGGATGCGGCGTTCGGTCCGGACGGCCTGCCCGGGTGGGGAGGGGATCTCCCGGCCGAGGGCGGCCTCTTCGACCCCGACACCACGGAACTGGCCGGCGCCCGGATCCTCCGGGAGGAGAGGACGCTGGAAGGCGTGACCTACGACGTGGTCGTGGTCGAGTGGGATCAGGCGGCACTCTCGCCGCTGTTCGCGGAGTTTCCGCCGACGGTCGGGGACGCGTCGCTGCTCCTCACCGTGTACGCCCTACCGGACACCGGGGGGCCTGTGCGGGTCGACCTGAGCATGCACGCCGCAGACGCCACCGGGGTGACGGTGGACCTCAGCGGATCCCTGGCCGTGAAGCCGCTGGAAGGCGCGATCCCGTTCCCGCCGGAGATTCTGTCCGAATGA
- the mutS gene encoding DNA mismatch repair protein MutS, with protein sequence MFAQYLQIKEQYPDCILFYRLGDFYETFMDDAELVARELELVLTGRDAGKDMGRVPMAGIPYHAAEAYIARLIEKGYKVAICDQLEDPKKAKGLVKRDVTRVVTPGTLVEPRLLPEKANNFLAAIAWSRTGFGLAVVDLSTGEFAAAQMNGADSLRLLLEEIGRLEPREVILEPGLAAEPSVTGPLKASGIAVSVFEGRHFNHANAYRKLTEHFGTANLSGFGCEDLELATSAAGAALAYLEEMHKASLGHVSGLAVYYPGDYMVLDPATRRNLELTRSLRDGGRRGTLLWVMDRTVTAMGARLLKSWLERPLLDLRQIHARHEAVGELVHRPVLRADLRALLQEVHDLERLAGRVAVGSANARDLVALKQSLVALPSIRVALEDVRAERLVELRDQLDMLDDVRDLIEHAIADEPPVALTEGGILKDGFHPEVDELRRIARDGKAWIAQVEARERERTGIKSLKIGYNKVFGYYLAVTKPNLPLVPPDYIRKQTLANEERFITPELKELEEKVLHAAERVMDLEYELFVEIRQRVAAEVTRIQRSARAVAELDALASFAEVASLYGYCRPLVDGSTVLELKGSRHPVLERVMEEGAFVPNDLLVDTGENRVLLITGPNMGGKSTVMRQAALAVILAQAGSFVPAESAHIGLVDRVFTRVGASDDLATGRSTFMVEMTEVANILHSATERSLVVLDEVGRGTATFDGLSIAWAITEHIHQAIGCRTLFATHYHELCELEGILPGVKNYSVAVMEKGEDIIFLRKLVRGGADRSYGIQVGRLAGLPASVVERAREILATLEEQEGERKSRREAAAQRLRRQPAVQLTFFEPKKDPVVEELLGLNVMALTPIEALNTLYQLQAKAKENR encoded by the coding sequence ATGTTCGCCCAGTACCTGCAGATCAAGGAGCAGTACCCGGACTGCATCCTGTTCTACCGGCTGGGCGACTTCTACGAGACCTTCATGGACGACGCGGAGCTGGTGGCGCGGGAGCTGGAGCTGGTGCTCACCGGCCGGGACGCCGGCAAGGACATGGGCCGGGTTCCCATGGCCGGGATCCCCTACCACGCGGCCGAGGCGTACATCGCCCGCCTGATCGAGAAGGGCTACAAGGTGGCCATCTGCGACCAGCTGGAGGACCCGAAGAAGGCCAAGGGGTTGGTGAAGCGGGACGTCACCCGGGTGGTCACGCCGGGCACCCTGGTGGAGCCCCGGCTGCTGCCCGAGAAGGCCAACAACTTCCTCGCGGCCATCGCCTGGTCCCGGACGGGGTTCGGCCTCGCCGTGGTCGACCTCTCCACCGGCGAGTTCGCGGCGGCGCAGATGAACGGGGCGGACAGCCTGCGGCTGCTCCTGGAGGAGATCGGCCGGCTGGAGCCCCGGGAGGTAATCCTGGAGCCGGGGCTGGCGGCTGAGCCGTCGGTGACGGGGCCGCTGAAGGCGTCGGGCATCGCCGTCTCGGTGTTCGAGGGGCGGCATTTCAACCATGCGAATGCCTACCGGAAGCTGACGGAGCACTTCGGCACGGCCAACCTGAGCGGCTTCGGCTGCGAGGACCTGGAACTGGCCACCTCAGCCGCGGGCGCGGCGCTGGCCTACCTGGAGGAGATGCACAAGGCCAGCCTGGGCCACGTGAGCGGGCTGGCGGTCTACTACCCCGGCGACTACATGGTGCTGGACCCCGCCACGCGGCGGAACCTGGAGCTGACCCGGTCGCTCCGGGACGGCGGGCGGCGGGGCACCCTGCTCTGGGTCATGGACCGCACCGTCACCGCCATGGGCGCGCGGCTGCTGAAGAGCTGGCTGGAGCGGCCGCTCCTCGACCTGCGGCAGATCCACGCCCGCCACGAGGCGGTGGGCGAACTGGTGCACCGGCCTGTGCTGCGGGCCGACCTGCGGGCGCTGCTGCAGGAGGTCCACGACCTGGAGCGGCTGGCCGGACGGGTGGCGGTCGGCAGCGCCAACGCCCGGGACCTGGTCGCCCTGAAGCAGTCGCTGGTGGCGCTGCCGTCGATCCGGGTGGCCCTGGAGGACGTCCGGGCCGAGCGGCTGGTGGAACTCCGGGACCAGCTGGATATGCTGGACGACGTGCGGGACCTGATCGAGCACGCCATCGCCGACGAGCCGCCGGTGGCCCTCACCGAGGGCGGCATCCTGAAGGACGGCTTCCACCCGGAGGTCGATGAGCTCCGGCGCATCGCCCGGGACGGCAAGGCCTGGATCGCCCAGGTGGAGGCCCGGGAGCGGGAGCGCACGGGCATCAAGTCGCTGAAGATCGGCTACAACAAGGTCTTCGGCTACTACCTCGCGGTGACGAAGCCGAACCTGCCCCTGGTGCCCCCCGACTACATCCGCAAGCAGACCCTGGCCAACGAGGAGCGGTTCATCACGCCGGAGCTGAAGGAGCTGGAGGAGAAGGTGCTCCACGCTGCCGAGCGGGTGATGGACCTGGAGTACGAGCTCTTCGTGGAGATCCGGCAGCGGGTGGCCGCCGAGGTGACCCGCATCCAGCGTTCGGCCCGGGCGGTGGCCGAGCTGGACGCGCTGGCCTCCTTCGCGGAGGTGGCGTCGCTGTACGGCTACTGCCGGCCCCTGGTGGACGGCTCCACGGTGCTGGAGCTGAAGGGCTCCCGCCATCCGGTGCTGGAGCGGGTGATGGAGGAAGGGGCGTTCGTGCCCAACGACCTGCTGGTGGACACCGGGGAGAACCGGGTGCTGCTCATCACCGGCCCCAACATGGGCGGCAAGTCCACGGTGATGCGGCAGGCGGCGCTGGCGGTGATCCTGGCGCAGGCGGGCTCCTTCGTACCCGCGGAGTCGGCGCACATCGGGCTGGTGGACCGGGTCTTCACCCGGGTGGGGGCGTCGGACGACCTGGCCACCGGCCGGTCCACGTTCATGGTGGAGATGACGGAGGTGGCCAACATCCTTCACAGCGCCACCGAGCGGTCGCTGGTGGTGCTGGACGAGGTGGGCCGGGGGACCGCCACCTTCGACGGCCTCTCCATCGCCTGGGCGATCACCGAGCACATTCACCAGGCGATCGGGTGCCGGACGCTGTTCGCCACCCACTACCATGAGCTGTGTGAGCTCGAGGGCATCCTGCCCGGGGTGAAGAACTACTCGGTCGCGGTGATGGAGAAGGGCGAGGACATCATCTTCCTGCGCAAGCTGGTGCGGGGCGGGGCGGACCGTTCCTACGGCATCCAGGTCGGGCGGCTGGCCGGTCTGCCGGCCTCCGTCGTGGAGCGGGCGCGGGAGATCCTCGCCACCCTGGAGGAACAGGAGGGCGAGCGGAAGTCCCGGCGGGAGGCCGCCGCCCAGCGGCTGAGACGGCAGCCGGCCGTGCAGCTCACCTTCTTCGAGCCCAAGAAGGACCCGGTGGTGGAGGAGTTGCTGGGCCTGAACGTGATGGCGCTCACCCCGATCGAGGCCTTGAACACGCTCTATCAGCTGCAGGCCAAGGCGAAGGAGAACCGATAG
- the msrA gene encoding peptide-methionine (S)-S-oxide reductase MsrA, producing MDEKRLELATFAGGCFWCMVSPFEEQPGIYKVVSGYTGGHKENPTYEEVCSGTTGHFEAVQITFDPDVFPYERLLDLFWQQIDPTDPDGQFYDRGPQYRTAIFYHNEEQRRLAEKSKAELEASGRFDKPIATLILPAGPFYPAEEYHQGYHRKNPFHYQRYRAASGRDDFIRKHWRDPERDAELRRRLTPIQYEVTQLGATERPFTGEYWNHFEEGIYVDVVSGEPLFSSRDKFDAGCGWPSFTRPLVPENIVERLDLSHGMVRTEVRSRGADSHLGHVFPDGPAPTGLRYCINSAALRFIPKEDLEKEGYGEFRKLFE from the coding sequence ATGGATGAGAAAAGGTTGGAACTGGCCACCTTCGCCGGCGGCTGCTTCTGGTGCATGGTGAGCCCCTTCGAGGAGCAGCCCGGCATCTACAAGGTGGTCTCGGGCTACACCGGCGGCCACAAGGAGAACCCCACGTACGAGGAAGTCTGTTCCGGCACCACGGGCCACTTCGAGGCAGTCCAGATCACCTTCGACCCGGACGTCTTCCCCTACGAGCGGCTGCTCGACCTCTTCTGGCAGCAGATCGATCCCACCGACCCCGACGGGCAGTTCTACGACCGCGGCCCGCAGTACCGCACGGCGATCTTCTACCACAACGAGGAGCAGCGCCGGCTGGCCGAGAAGTCCAAGGCAGAGCTGGAGGCCAGCGGACGGTTCGACAAGCCCATCGCCACCCTGATCCTCCCCGCCGGCCCCTTCTACCCGGCCGAGGAGTACCACCAGGGTTACCACAGGAAGAACCCGTTCCATTACCAGCGGTACCGGGCCGCATCCGGTCGCGACGACTTCATCCGGAAGCACTGGCGGGACCCGGAGCGGGACGCCGAACTTCGCCGCCGGCTCACGCCCATCCAGTACGAGGTGACGCAGCTGGGCGCCACTGAGCGGCCCTTCACCGGCGAGTACTGGAACCACTTCGAAGAAGGTATCTACGTGGACGTGGTCTCCGGCGAGCCGCTCTTCAGCTCCAGGGACAAGTTCGACGCCGGCTGCGGCTGGCCCAGCTTCACCCGGCCGCTGGTGCCCGAGAATATCGTGGAGCGGCTGGACCTCAGCCACGGGATGGTGCGCACCGAGGTGCGCAGCCGGGGGGCCGACTCCCACCTGGGCCACGTGTTCCCGGACGGCCCGGCGCCCACGGGCCTCCGCTACTGCATCAACTCCGCGGCCCTGCGCTTCATCCCCAAGGAAGACCTGGAGAAGGAAGGTTACGGCGAGTTCCGGAAACTCTTTGAGTAA
- a CDS encoding hydrogenase maturation nickel metallochaperone HypA: MRCGACGREVDGGPGDLCPVCGGVLGADYVTATPESSLAGFGKVVRGIRPARRRSRVVRAGALAILLPFAAASVAWGYQVWQNAGGRLTLGMAMPALLLLLTGAVAFRWLR, from the coding sequence ATGCGTTGCGGTGCTTGCGGCCGTGAGGTGGACGGTGGCCCGGGCGATCTCTGCCCGGTGTGCGGAGGTGTGCTGGGTGCCGATTATGTCACGGCAACCCCGGAATCGAGCCTGGCCGGATTCGGGAAGGTGGTGCGCGGCATCAGGCCTGCGCGTCGCCGGTCCCGGGTGGTGCGCGCCGGCGCGCTGGCGATTCTGCTGCCCTTTGCCGCAGCGTCAGTGGCATGGGGATACCAGGTGTGGCAGAATGCCGGCGGGCGCCTGACCCTCGGCATGGCCATGCCCGCCCTGCTGCTGCTGCTGACGGGTGCGGTGGCGTTTCGCTGGTTGCGGTAG
- a CDS encoding NAD(P)/FAD-dependent oxidoreductase, whose product MAEDRHWDIVIVGAGMAGLATAIWARRLGLEPLVLEAAPRPGGQLNQIRGRIFDYPGLDLPSGEALTERLMRQAAEAGARVDLGRTVRAVSAAERTCLTSEGPVTGRALVIATGLRARRLGVEGERALYEGNWVRRPSHDLPWFRGRRVAVIGGGDRALENAGLLLPVAREVHLLSRGPLRARTDLSAPVLANDRLVHHERARVGRFDVRPDGVTVEVHQADRVWPLEVDAVCIYIGNEPNSQLVAGQVELDPEGYIVTDRFGQTSVPGVFAAGDVCTPPAYQSLANAAGQAMVVAKRIALSL is encoded by the coding sequence GTGGCAGAGGACAGGCACTGGGACATAGTCATCGTCGGGGCCGGGATGGCGGGACTGGCGACCGCAATATGGGCCCGTCGGCTGGGTCTGGAGCCGCTGGTCCTGGAAGCCGCCCCGCGACCCGGCGGCCAGCTCAACCAGATCCGCGGGCGGATCTTCGACTATCCGGGCCTGGACCTGCCCAGCGGCGAAGCCCTTACGGAGCGGCTGATGCGCCAGGCGGCCGAGGCCGGGGCGCGGGTGGACCTGGGGAGGACCGTCCGGGCCGTCTCCGCAGCGGAGCGCACCTGCCTTACCTCCGAGGGCCCGGTCACCGGGCGAGCCCTGGTCATCGCCACCGGCCTGCGGGCCCGCCGCCTCGGCGTGGAGGGCGAGCGGGCGCTCTACGAAGGCAACTGGGTCCGGCGCCCCTCCCACGACCTGCCCTGGTTCCGCGGCCGGCGCGTGGCGGTGATCGGCGGAGGCGACCGTGCGCTGGAGAACGCCGGCCTGCTGCTTCCGGTGGCCCGGGAGGTCCACCTGCTGAGCCGCGGCCCGCTCCGGGCCCGGACGGACCTCTCCGCCCCCGTCCTGGCGAACGATCGACTGGTGCACCACGAACGGGCCAGGGTGGGGCGGTTCGACGTCCGGCCCGACGGGGTCACCGTGGAGGTCCACCAGGCCGACCGGGTGTGGCCCCTGGAGGTGGATGCGGTCTGCATCTACATCGGCAACGAGCCCAACAGCCAGCTGGTGGCCGGCCAGGTGGAGCTCGACCCCGAGGGATACATCGTCACCGACCGCTTCGGACAGACCTCCGTGCCCGGCGTCTTTGCAGCGGGCGACGTCTGCACGCCCCCGGCGTACCAGAGCCTGGCGAACGCCGCCGGGCAGGCCATGGTGGTGGCCAAGCGCATCGCCCTCAGCCTGTGA
- a CDS encoding DUF402 domain-containing protein yields the protein MWVQQYKYGGRKHYSYPVRLIEERSDVIIVHGAYGRPLTHPGRGLVDWPVPNESIEFHFTSAPCSVSAAWNADGSFRHYYGNVNTPATLSEGVLSLVDLDLDLLVTEDLAWRVEDEDEFEAHRREWGYPEEVVELARSALAELIQMVEERRFPFDGSAFRLREQLSRSGAPRAESARRT from the coding sequence ATGTGGGTCCAGCAGTACAAATACGGTGGCAGGAAGCACTACAGCTACCCGGTGCGGCTCATCGAAGAGCGTTCCGACGTGATCATCGTTCACGGGGCGTACGGACGCCCCCTCACCCATCCGGGGAGGGGGCTGGTGGACTGGCCGGTGCCCAACGAGTCGATCGAGTTCCACTTCACGTCTGCGCCGTGCTCCGTGAGCGCCGCCTGGAACGCCGACGGCTCCTTCCGGCATTATTACGGCAACGTGAACACGCCGGCCACGCTGTCGGAAGGCGTTCTTTCCCTGGTCGACCTGGACCTCGACCTGCTGGTGACCGAGGACCTCGCGTGGCGGGTAGAGGATGAGGACGAGTTCGAGGCCCACCGCCGGGAATGGGGGTATCCCGAAGAGGTGGTGGAACTGGCCAGAAGCGCGCTGGCGGAACTGATCCAGATGGTGGAGGAGCGGCGGTTTCCGTTTGACGGGTCTGCGTTCCGGCTGCGGGAGCAGCTGTCCCGGTCGGGAGCACCCCGCGCAGAATCAGCCCGCCGCACCTGA